A region of Paenibacillus sp. 37 DNA encodes the following proteins:
- a CDS encoding helix-turn-helix domain-containing protein, with translation MSKRSPISYEIKIQVVRRCLRHESNPNQEAKQLGVHKNTVTDWIRKYQADEVEGLNESKSWKVYSKELRLAAIQDVLSGNYSVRAVTKKYHISSKSVLVRWISKYTEGKPTRKRIGSSHMNKGRKTTYEERIEIVQYTLAHDLNYQKAIEKYKVSYQQVYAWVRKFKTHGQEALQDHRGRKKPLKELDEQEQLKLRIKELEARNEYLEMENAFAKKLAEIRRRKPR, from the coding sequence ATGTCAAAAAGAAGCCCAATTTCATATGAAATAAAGATTCAGGTTGTAAGGCGTTGCCTGCGACATGAATCCAATCCCAACCAGGAGGCAAAACAACTGGGGGTCCATAAAAACACGGTTACCGATTGGATAAGAAAATATCAAGCAGATGAAGTGGAAGGATTAAACGAATCCAAAAGTTGGAAAGTTTATTCCAAGGAGCTACGACTGGCAGCGATTCAGGATGTACTCTCCGGGAACTACTCCGTTCGAGCTGTAACCAAAAAGTATCATATATCGAGTAAAAGTGTGTTGGTGAGATGGATTTCCAAGTATACTGAGGGAAAACCAACTCGGAAAAGGATCGGATCCTCACACATGAACAAAGGACGGAAAACCACTTACGAAGAACGCATTGAAATTGTACAATATACCCTCGCTCATGATTTGAATTATCAGAAGGCAATCGAAAAATACAAGGTCTCTTACCAGCAGGTATACGCTTGGGTCCGTAAATTTAAAACCCATGGTCAGGAAGCTCTTCAAGATCATCGTGGTCGTAAAAAACCGCTAAAGGAGCTAGATGAGCAGGAACAATTAAAGCTTCGGATTAAGGAACTCGAAGCACGTAATGAGTATCTTGAAATGGAGAATGCATTTGCAAAAAAGTTGGCAGAGATCCGGCGAAGAAAACCGCGCTAA
- a CDS encoding IS3 family transposase, producing MDIYRAIKEMHEEKGYAVTRLCELAGIARSAYYKWLKWTPSTRELENLALAEEVKRRYDKRSGILGYRQMRIQLNRKLKKSYNRKRYYRIMRALELRAVIRKKRPNYVKAPALHIAENVMNRKFQAEAPNQKWCTDVTELKYGNGRKAYLSAIIDGYDNAVVSWVLSRSNNNELVMNTVKKAYRRNPGAEPLLHSDRGFQYTSLEYKRLQVKYKFRTSMSRVSRCLDNQPIERFWGTFKAERFYLEKYDTYDDLLRSVQTYMRYYNNYRYTERLNGLSPNEYRRAA from the coding sequence GTGGACATCTATCGAGCGATTAAGGAAATGCATGAAGAAAAAGGATATGCGGTCACAAGACTCTGTGAGCTCGCAGGGATTGCCCGATCGGCCTACTACAAGTGGCTGAAATGGACGCCATCTACCAGAGAACTCGAAAATCTTGCACTGGCTGAAGAAGTCAAACGTCGCTACGACAAACGAAGCGGGATACTTGGTTATCGCCAAATGCGTATTCAGTTGAATCGTAAGCTTAAAAAAAGCTACAACCGTAAACGGTATTATCGCATCATGCGTGCACTTGAATTAAGAGCAGTGATTCGCAAAAAACGGCCAAATTACGTGAAAGCTCCAGCCCTTCATATCGCTGAAAATGTCATGAACCGAAAATTCCAAGCGGAGGCACCCAACCAAAAGTGGTGCACGGATGTAACAGAGTTAAAGTACGGAAATGGCCGCAAGGCCTATCTGAGTGCCATTATTGACGGATATGACAACGCTGTTGTTTCATGGGTGCTCAGCCGTTCCAATAACAATGAGCTTGTCATGAATACGGTAAAGAAAGCTTACCGAAGAAACCCGGGCGCTGAGCCGCTTTTACACAGTGATAGAGGCTTTCAATATACCTCGCTCGAGTACAAGCGACTTCAAGTGAAATACAAGTTTAGGACAAGTATGTCTCGTGTAAGCCGGTGTTTGGACAACCAGCCTATTGAACGATTCTGGGGTACCTTTAAAGCAGAACGATTTTACTTGGAGAAATATGACACGTACGACGATCTCCTGCGAAGTGTACAAACCTATATGCGCTATTACAATAATTATCGATACACCGAACGACTAAATGGTTTATCCCCTAACGAATATCGACGAGCAGCTTAA